The nucleotide sequence AATTGTATCCAAACTTGGAAGAACCTTCATGACGCAGGCTGAACATCGCATTGTAACGATCGTCGTAGCCATAGGTGACGCGACCGAAGAACCCGATCAGCCGATTGTCGTTTTTGTACGAATTCATGCTTGCCGAATGATCCTTATCGGTCAGATAAGTTCCCTGTACCAGATTGTTGTAGAGGTAAGATTCTGATGGAAAATTGGAGTTTCCGGCAGAGAATCCATCATATACATTATATAGGTAGCTATATCCGGCAAGTGCAGAAATACGGTTTTTTTCGATAGTGAAATTGTATTTTGAGGTCAACTCCATATTTTCGCTGCGACCGTTGGATGAGGATTTAGTAGCCGTTCCGCGTATTTTGGTAACGGCATGTGTTTCATCCAGATATTTACTCTGTGAATAAAACTGACCGGTATAGTAATTTTCGGAAGTCGCCTCGTCTTTTTTCAGAGATAACATCAGGTTGGTTTGCCATCCTTTGATCGGTTCAAGAGTGATATTTCCGGTCAGTCGGGCGTAGCTCGAACGGGTATCGCCGATCAGTTCATTCTGGATGGCAACAGGGTTGTAATACTGGAATCTGTCGAACTCTTCATGATAGGTTCCGTCCGCATTGTACACCGGCGATGAAGGATTGCGGATTAACGCCTGGCGATAGACATACGCATTGTCGTTGTTGGCATGCTTGTGAGTACCATAGAGCACATTAACGTTGAACTTCAACATATCATTCAGGGCATATTGGTTCAGGTCAAGCTGAGCTTTCAGGTTTTGGCGGTCGCTTTTTCGCATGATACCTACTTCATCCGTATAGGTGATGTTGGAAGAATAGGATGAGGTTTTAGATCCTCCTTCCAGACTCAGCGAGTGGTTTTGTGTAAAACCGGCTTTGCGGGTGACCGCTTTCAGCCAATCGGTGTCGTATCCATCATACGGGAAGTTGGTCCGGGCGTAGATGATGTCATTGGTATTCATGAAATCAGCAGTCTTGTACCATTCTGACAAAGAGGCATAACTGGTATAGGTAACGCGTGATGGAGTATCGCGTTTCCCTCCTTTGGTGGTAATCAGAATAACACCGTTAGCCCCACGGGTACCATAAATGGCTGCAGCCGATGCATCTTTTAATACGTCGATGGAGGCAACATTCTCGGGAGCTACAGAGGTCAGTGAACCCTCAATACCATCCACCAAAATGAGCGGTGTGACATTCCCATTGATCGTCGTAATACCACGAAGCATGATGCTGGAAGTGGCATTCGGGTCACCCGATGATTTAACGATGCTCAAACCGGCAATCTTACCTTTTACCAGTTCGGCAGCATCACCCACTTTACCCTGGATAAAGTCTTCTGCTTTCACACTGGCAACGGCGCTGGTTACATCACCTTTTTTCTGGGTACCGTAACCGATCACCACCACCTCATCAATGAGTTTGGTATTTTCTCTCAACGTTATACTCAGGTTCTGGGCTTTGCCGGTTACCACTTCCTGGGAGATATATCCCATAAAGGAGAATACCAGAACAGATTTTGGGCTGACCTGAAGCTTGAATTTACCATTGATGTCCGTAATCGTTCCGTTTGTGGAGCCTTTTACCACGATATTTACACCAGGCAGGCTTTCTCCTTTGTCGCTGACAACCCTACCTGTGATCGTCACTGAGTTTTGCTGGCTTACCGTTACTGCTGCGTTTCCGGTGGGAGCAGCCCATATTTGGCTGATACCAACTCCGGAGGTCAGAAGTACACATGCCGCAACTTTTAACAAGCCTTCGCTGAGAAAGCCATTGGAGCTAAAATTTACTTTCATGTTTTTACTGATTTAGGAATTTAAGGTGTTTATTTTGATAAACTCGTTTAGTCTTGTTGTGTCAGTCAGCTAATCCGACAGTTCCGGTTAACCCTATAACCGGGTAACTGCCGAAGAAGCACAAACTAACGATGATGAAAAAGCACAGTATATGTTACCTATTGACTGTCAGTTAACTTTCCACTCCAGTACACCTCCGGATTCGCCTTTTTGAAGTTTGGCTACAATTTTCAGTCCGGTTGTTTTTACGGGGGTAAAGTTTAGTTTGTTGTAGCAATCTTTCAGGGTGGTGTATTTTTCAGCGGTTTGGACCTCTTTCCACTCCTCCCCGTCTTTGTAATAGAGTTTCCAGCTCTCGGGTATTCTGAAATCGCCATCGTAGTGGTCAAGGTCAAGCCAGTACACCTGGACGTTTGACACCGTTTCCGGTTGTTCGAATGCGTATTCGATAGATTCCTCGGATCCTTTCTTCAACCACCAGTAGTGGTAGGGTTTGGAGATGTCGTTTGAGCTTTTAGGTTCCCATTGGTCGTTAAATCCGTAACCGTTAACCGAAGTTGCCTTTGATGCGATAGTAGGTTCGGGAACCGGACGGGCATAGTTTGCAGAAGCCGGAATCCATACCGCCATTTCGTCACTACCGCGGTTGTCCCAGGTAGAGTAAGGGATGGCCATGAATGGAACCTCTTTTTCGGTTAGCTTATCAGCGTTGTCTTTCGCTACTTCGATGGCAGTTCCGCTAAGAGTTCCCACACCGTTCAGCAAATCTTTCTGATAACGGAATTCCATTTTCGCATTTTCAGGAATGTATTTGTTGAAAATATGCTTGTCGCCCTGATCCCAACCTTCAAGGCAATACATAATCGGACCGCGCTCAATGGCCAGTTTACCCTGATCGTCTTTCGCTTCGGGATTAGCCTGAATGCGGCGAACCGGCATCGGCAACTTCAATTCAATCACATCTCCGCTTTTCCAGTTACGGGAAACGACAGCATATCCGTTTTGAGCAGTTGAGGCGATTTTTTTGCCATTTACCCAAATCTGGTAATTAACTCCGGCCTTTTGGGTGAATTTGTAAAGGCCTGATGGAACCGGTTCGTCTTTCGCCCAACCCGGAATGCGAAGTTTGATGGCGAAGTTGCCCGGTTTCAGCGGTTTTACCGAAATCTTCACATCACCGTCCCATGGATACTGGCTGGTTTGGTTCAGTTGTACGGTGTTGGTTGCAGTCTTGATTTTGCTATTGCTTTGTACATAAAGATTTACCAGAATATCATTGGCTTGGGTAGCATAAGCATAGCCCGGAGCAGAAGCCATAAATCGGGTGATATTCCCCGGACAGCAGGCGCATCCAAACCACGGCTGGCGGTCGTGCTGGCCCATTGACTCCAGCGGATTGTCGTAGAAGAATTTATTTCCGCTCAGGGATACGCCGGAGATCACACCGTTGTACAATGCGCGTTCGAGCACGTCGATGTATTTCGCGTCGCCGGTAGCCAGAAACATACGTTCGTTCCAATATACATTGGCGATGGCGGCACAGGTCTCGCAATATGCGGTATGGTTGTACAGTTCATAGTTCGGGCCAAAACCTTCGCCTTGTGCTCTCGAACCTATTCCTCCGGTGATGAACATCTTCTTACTCACCATATTTTCCCAGATACGGGTCAACGCATCGAAATAGGCTTTGTCGTTGGTCAATGCAGCTACGTCAGCTACTCCGGAATAGAGGTATCCTGCTCTCACGGCATGCCCTTTGATTTCGTCCTGTTTCAGGATGGGCATGTGATCCTGACTGTATTCGCTGAGGCGGTGACCATCAGTTCCACGCCCTGTCTCTTCCACGAAATATTTCGCCAGGTCAAGATAGCGTTTGGTTCCGGTCACTTTATAAAGTTTTGCCAATGCCATTTCCACAATCGGGTGGCCTGACGGACGGTGAATCTGTCCTTCATTCGGACCAAAAACCTTACAGATCAGATCGGCATTTTTGATAGCAATATTGAGGAACGTTCTTTTTCCGGTAGCCTGAAAATGGGCGATTGCCGCTTCGTACATGTGTCCGCAATTGTACAGTTCGTGGCTGTTGATCTTTTCCCAGCGGGCGTTTCCCCACCAGCCGGAGAGACGGGTACATTTGTTGGTCACGCAGGTGGTCAGGTAGCCGTCCGGTTCCTGAGCCGCACCTATCAGATTGATTACGCTATCAAGGTATGCATCCAGCTTTTTGTCGTATTTTACAGCTAAAGAATATGAGGCGCCTTCAATGATTTTATACGGGTCAGTATCGTCAAACGAGAAGTCGCCTTTGTGTTCGCCTTTGATTAGTTTTCCGGCTAAGGCGAAATTGTCGAAGCGTCCGTTTTTCTCGCACTCTTTGAATGCGGAAGGAATAGAAACAGTACGGTTGATTTCGATGCGTGGCGCCCAGAAGTTGTCGGTAAAATGCACCTGGGTGAACGGCACCTGTTTAATCGGTTGCGCCGGTTTATTGACAGCTGAAGCGGTGGTAAAGAGTCCCACTGCCGTACAAATAATGATTGAAGAAAGAGTATGTCTCATGGTGAAAAATTAGAATGCGATTGTCTTTGCGACTGCATTGCAAATATACTTTCTGAGCTGGCGAATGGGTAAAACTATCGTCTAAATGAGTAGTAAAATAGTCTATCGGGGATATTTGTTATATTCAGCATAATTGACTATATCACAGCCATATAGCCGCAACAAGTGGATTCTGCTTTCTTATTCTGGATGATTTTTGCAGGGATGATCTTGCTTTTTCCGCTCATGCTGAGTTAGAAATCCACTTACTCCGGATAATGGTTTCGGTTATCAATATTGACGTACGAAGTTTTCATCGGTTTCATATTAGATTCCACAACGAATAACCGATGGTATCATGCATAGCCAGAAGTCTCGGAATGACTTCTGATAGGTCTGTGAAAATCGGTTTGTTTTGCGCAGACTCATTAATAGATTCCTTCGATGTTCTCTTTAGGGTGAGTATAGGTTTACTTTACAGTAAAATAGTGATATCACAGAGATAAAATAGTGATGTAATAGTAATAAAATACTCTTTATAATGACTATTTTATCTCTGTGTTACCTCAGTGTCAAATTATTCTTATTAAAATAAGAACCTAAAGTAGACCTATATACAACCTTTAATCAACCGTAGTACAACCCGGAGAATTTCTGCCATTATTTACTATTGTGCGAATGAGTGGCTTGTTTGTTGAATAGAATTGGACATAGAGACGCTTTGGCGGGTAATTATTATTGAAAAGATTGGTTTTGTGTGGAGGAATTGGTAGGTTTGTGAAGTGCTGTGTATTCATCGGATGACTCAAAGTCATCCGATGAATCAACGATAAAATCCTGGCTGTACTGACCCCGGTTTCTGCTCAGACGGTTTCGCTAATTCCTAATGTAGTACATTTGACGGAACGATGGAGCTTTTTTACGCTAAGGCAAAGCCAGAAGATTTATTTTTATCACGTCGAAAGCAGAGCCTGTCGCCGAACGGGAGCTTGAGCGCAATCAAATAAAACAATGTACTTACAGACAAATTATCAAACGCTTTATGAAATCAAAATTAGTCGTACTTCTTTTTATTTTACCCTTGTTTTTAACTAACTGCAAAGATGAAGAACTCAAAATTCTATCAGGAACAAGCTGGATATCTACAGATTCAAAATATACTCTTATTTTTGAGGATGATGCCAATTGTAAACTTTCCTACTTAGATGAAGTAAATACCCCAATAAATATCTTTTACATTTACACATATGAATACCCTAATTTGAAAATGAATGTTTCAGCTTTAACCGGTTATTCGTCTTATAATGGAACAGTCAAAGGCAGTAAAATAACCTTATCAAGCCAAAACACAACCTACTCCCCAATAAGTCCTAACATTACCTTCGTAAAACAATAGAGAATTAAATTATTTTCTAGTTCAAATTTTTTCAACGCGACAAGCGTTTCGAAGCGCACACCGAACAGCGGCTTCACACCGCTTGTCGGATTTAGAACCTCTCCTGCCGCAAGAATGTAAAGTAACTCTTGGTTCAAGTTTTCAAAACCTGTACTGTACCTAAAATATAAGCAGCTTATAACTGCGACAACAACAAAAAGCCGTTTAACCAGTGATTAAACGGCTTTTGTTATTCCTTCAATCAACTTCTCCAAAGGTTGAAACGCTGGAAATGTTGGCAAATACAACGAACATCTGATAAACGAATCTTGCGGTACTCTATGAGCAAACCGGGGTGCAGTTCAAGTTGATGGTTCTTCTTATAACGGTGTAACTTATAGCCACTATCTCTGGCCGGGTATTTTTACTTTAGCATGACATCCAAATACACCGAATGGCGGCCATAAGTTTCGTAGAATGGTTTAAAAACCACACCATCGATCGTAAATTGCAATTGTTCAGGGTTGCCTGATATTGATTTGCTTATATCGTTTGCATCAAGGGTAATTTTGCGCCAGTCTTTACGAGGGGTAGGTTCCTGTGCTGCCAGTAAAACCGGGCCATAAAACAAACTTGCAATGTTTTGCTGATCCATCACCGGTTCCAGGTAAAAGTGGAAAGGCATACGCAACTCAATTTTATCGCCATCGCTCCATTTACGGCTCAAGGTTAAATAACTTCCCGGCTCGGCGTAAACTTTCTCGGGTTTACCGTTAATCGTTACAAAAAAGCCCTTGGTTGCCCAATGTGGCACGCGCACTTTCAGGTCAAACGTGCCTTTGCCTTTAATCGTTAATAGCGTATGGTCTTCTTTCGGGAAAGCGGTTGTTTGTGTAACGGTGATGTTCTTTTCAGTCCAGTGTAAGGTTGATGGAATAAAAAGGTTTACGTACAAAGCCTGATTGTTAGTGCTTCTGAAATAAATAGAGTTTTGAAATTTGGTATTGCTTTCGAGCGCTGTACCGTTACAACAGGTAAAACCTTTCATGTCGTCGTTTCCAAACTGTTTAACCGAACCCGGTCTGAGAGGTACATGATAGGTATTTGCCGGTGTACTGTCGGCTACCGAAGCCAAAATATGGTTATAAAGCCCGCGTTCGTAATAATCCATTAATTCAGCGTGTTGCTCAAACTGAAAAAGGTCGCTGGACAATTTGAGCAGGTTGTAGGTCGCGCAAGTTTCGTTCTGTCCGCCTTCAGAGAAGCCGTTTTCGTAAAGTGTCGCGGGCTGACTGATATAACATTCGGCATTTGCCGGGTTACGCGCACCGGCAACTCCTCCAATACTGTACATATAATCATTTATTGACATGTACCAGAAATTATCAGCAATATTGAAGTATTCCGGAGCATGTGAGTCACGATACATTTCAAGTGCCCCAATAATTTGAGGAATGTGTTGGTTAGCGTGCAGACCACGGAACGTGTCAACATTTTTGGCCAACCCATGCGAATGTTCAGCATTGCCATAGAAAACCCTGATATTGTCGAACATCTTTGCAACTTCCATATAGCGTGGTTCGTTGGTTAATCTTGACAGTCGGGCCATAGCTTCGTTCATGCCCCCAAACTCGCCTGCTATGTATTTGTTCCACATGCTGATAAGTGTTTGATCAGGAAGCTGGCTTAATCGGGCATAAACCCAGTCGCCCATGCCTTTAACTATTTCCAAAGCCTTTTCGTTACCACTGACTTCATATATATCCATAAGACCGGCCAGTATTTTGTGCAAAGTATAGTAGGGCGCCCAAATCCGGGTATTATCGCCACCATAACTGGCTCCTTTTTCCAACATAATAAACTGATCGGGCGGATAGGCGCTGATAAATCCTTTACCCCAATTCCAGTAATCGGTGCGGATTCCATCCATACTCAAATCGGAGTTGTAACCTGACTTACCCGGCCCCGGAGGCACGGCTTTGGGATCCGGGACACATGCACCACCAGGGATTTGAGGTTGTCCGGATAATTTTGATAATTCGTAGAGGCAATTGACCATGTGCTTCATTTTGTTGGCAAAATTAGCCTGAAGCGATGGATCATAACCGGTACCCGCATAGGCCTGTGCTATCGCACTAAGATAGTGCCCCGTGGCATGACCGCGCAATTTGCAATCCTGGCTATCCCATACACCAAGCGGTTCGGCTCCTTTCGGCTGTTTCTGTCCAAAGGCATTGCGGAACATATAAAGGAAATCATCGGGGTTGGAACCAGCAAGACCTTTCAGGAATTTATCGCGGTTCTCGATAAATTTAGAACTGTGGTTATGACTGTCGGAATTTAATGTTACCTGGCTAAGTTTGAAAGGTTCCAGCGTTCGGCCGGGCTTTGCCATTTCTTTTGCATCTTTAATTATAACTGTAACCCTGGGTTGCAAGTTAGTGCCGGGTACTTTCCCGGAAATGGTATAAGTGCCGGGAGTCAGCACCTGACTGTTATCTGTAGGTGACGGCCATATAACCCTAACTTTTGGTCCATTAAAGTTATTCCGATAAACACCTTTTATGTAACGGGGCAATCGAGGCAGAATTCCTACTACAGTTTCGACCCGAATATCAGGAACGCTTTCGAGGTAAGCATTATACAACTGAGGAGTATTTCCCGGAAAGCCGGGCAAATTGCTGACCTTTTCATCATCAGTCCTGACTGCGCCTTCAGTTTTTAAAGCATTTTGGTAAATTCGCGCCACCTGCATTTCTGTTAATGGAACCCTGTAAAGCCTGAAATCGTGCAAACTGGCATTTAGCCAGATATTCTCCTTCGCAGCTGATTTTCCTATGTAAAGTTTATTTTTGTCGCTTGCTTTATAATCGAAAAGCTGACTTAACTCAACATTTACATTCTTTGTTTCACAAACAAGTTTTCCGTTTAGATACGTACTCAAAGTTTTTGAAGGCACATCAATAACCACGGCTATATGATTCCATTTATTAATGGACAAAGCGGCTGAACTGGCTGTGTAAGTATTTAATTTTGTCGTCACCTGAGCCAGGAAACCTGCTTTTTCCCTCGTCCCAACCGGGGCAACCATAAAATGCGAATTAAAGTCTTTCCCGAAATCGAAAAGAAGCTGACCGCTTTTTGCCGAGCGTAAGAAAACCCAACCGGTAAGACTTAGCGATTCTTCGCCTGATACTGATTTTCCCGGCAAGGTTATAAAAGCCTTTTTATCGCCTGATAGCGAAAGAACATTTCCGAATAGTTCGTCATGGATAAATTTATAATTTGTACCCTGAAGGGTGCCATGTAAGGTGTTTCGTGACAGGTCCTTAACATCTCCGTTAAAAGAATAACGTGAGATTAGGCTGGTTTCGCCAATTCCATCCAGAATTTGATCGCCGTTTTGAGCCCTTATAACCGAAGGAATCAGGCAGAAACTAAGTAATACTGCAAAGTACAGCTTTAATGCTTTCATCATATATTAGATATTAAATAAATGGATAATAAATCACTCCCTGGTCTATATCAACAGGTTTACTCATGCACCTTGTTACTGATCGGAATATCTATTTCTGCAAAATATTTCAGCAACAGGTTGTACATTTCGGGATCGTATTTTTTGAGCTTCTCCCTGCGGTTGATGGAGTTGTGTACACCATTTGGCGTTTCGGAATAGCGGTTGCAATTGAAGAAGGACTGGACTGCTTCTGCAAAATATTCTTCCTTGTTGCTCAAAGCGTAGGTCTTTTCCCATAATCCTTTTTCGATAGCATGTTTCATCACGGTCTCCAATTCGTTGTTGAAATTGGGATTTACCCCAACAATCCCGACCATATGGAAAATATGAGCGAATTCATGAATCAGGATATTTTCACCTTCATATTTATCACCGGAAAGGCAAATCAGATTCTCTTCGCCGCAACTGCAACTGAAGTCATCTTCGGGTGAGCCGCCAAAGCCGCGTGCGCGTTTATTCCAGTATGCAATGCTGTCGGGGCTGTTGCAGATGTGGGCATATTCCGGTAGCTCGCACACCTGTTCATTTGCGCCGATAACCATTACGCGACACCCTTTTCCGATCATATAACGGGCAATGTCTTTCCGCTTCGACAACATTCCCATAATGATTTCGCGGGCTTTGTAAAGCGCCTTGTCACTTACCTGATGTGAGCTGACGACAGGCATTCCTCCCGCGTCGAGGTATTTTTTATAAAAGGGATAGAGGTGAAGCGATTGGGGGACTGCGGTTACTTTATCGCCGTTAAGTTCCGTCAGACGAATGGCAAAACCTCCGCCAGAAGCCAGATGAAGTTTCAATGTGGAATCTGACGTTACGGTGAGGATTTCACGTTGGTAATCTGAAGCCTGTTTGTTGGCATTGATGCCGTCGCTGAATATCTCGGCCTGGTATTTTATACCCTTTTTGAGGAAATCCAGAGTCAATGCAATATCCCGTTCGGTCCAGTTGGTTAATGCACCGACTGTCCATTCTTTATCTTTTCTGCGGGCCGAAACGATGTATTCCCCTAATTTTCCCTGCAAGATTTTCGTTTCATCGGTTACGTTAGGCAGGCTGGCAATGAATGAGGTACATTCCTGTTCCTTTTGGTAAATGGTCGGATTGTCGGCCAGCATGGTCAGCGGTGAATCGAACACAATATAGGTTGCCAGTTGGTGGCAACGGGTTCCCTGACTCAACGGATTGGAGTAAATGGGCTTGAAGTCACTTTTGGTACTGTTGCGCATGGCGCCCGGCGTATAATCGACCGGACCGGCCATCAACCGGATGAATGGGAATGTCACATCGTAGGTTGGCATATCCACCTCCGGTGTACTCCATTTCATCTCCTCCATGCCAAATACACTTTCGAAGTTGATGATATTCGGATAGGTGCGGTTCAGTCCGGTCGGTTTGTAGAAACCATGCAGGTCGAGTGTCAGTTTGTATCTGGCGGTCATTTCGGCAATACGATAGGTCATTTGCACCGCCTTCTGGTCGTCACGATCGAGGAAATCGACTTTAAAGCCTTTGATCCCCATTTCGGAGTACTTTTTACATGCCGCTTCTAACTGGCTGTCCAGTACGTTGAACACCGTCCAGAGGATGATGCCCACGTTTTTACTTTTGGCATACGAAATAAGTTCGGGCAGATTAATCTCCGGAATCACGGTCAGCATATCGCCGCTTGACGGTTTGTACCACCCTTCGTCCAGAATGACATATTCGAGTCCGTTTTGCGATGCAAACTCGATGTAATGCTTGTAGGTTTCGGTATTGATGCCGGCTTTGAAGTTCACGCCGGAAATACCCCAGTCGTTCCACCATTCCCAAGCCGATTTACCGCCTTTTACCCAGGAGAAATCTTTAATGCGGGGGGGAGAAGCCAGTGCATACACCAGATTGTTGACCGGCATTTCGGTATCATTTCGGGTGATGGCTAATACTCTCCACGGAAACTCTCTTGTTCCACTGGTTTGGGCAATGAAGTTGGCTCTTTCGGTCACATACTCCTGTTTCCGCCAAGCGTTTTGTGCCACCTTGGACGGTAGCGGGGCGAATAGTCCTTTGAATCCCGTTTTTCCTTCAGATTGAATAAACATGCCGGGATAATCTTCCAGATCCGACTCGGTGATGGTCAGTTTTTTCCCTTTCAAAAGATCAACGGTGAGAGGCAGGAACGCCGGCAAGGTCTGATTGGTCTGAGTCAGCGGTTTTACCTCGTAGGTGCTTTGGAACGCCATGGCAAACGGATCTTTTTTGCCGGTCGAATGAGGCATATAGCTGGTGTAATCTTTGTCAAAGTTGAATTCCGCCAGCTCGTCTTTGATGCTGATGTTTCCGCCCATTGTCGTGAAGAACCGGTATGCTACTCCTTCGTCATAGGCCCGGAATATCACGCCGTAATTTCCCTTGAAGGTGATTTTTAGTTCGTTGTATTGGGTGGTGAAGGACGCGAAACGGTAGTTTGTGGCGTTGATGGTCTCTTTTGCAGAGCGAGTGGCTACACTTACCTTGTGAGGATTTTTGCCTAATGCAGCTCCGTTTTCCAACGTCATTCCGATAGCTGAGGGAGCCAGGATGATTTGTCCGCCATCCTTCACAGAGTAGGTCAGCTGGTTACCTGTGTTGACTGCTACCCGTAGTTTCCCATCGGGTGATTTGAGGGATAATGTCTCTGCTGATACTGTAGCTGAAATGCCGATGAACAGGCTTATGAGGAATATTTGTAGTCTGGTGTTGTGTGTCATACTTGTGCTGATTATTAGTCAACTGACTTTTTTGTTGCCGCCCCTAAATCCCCTGAAGGGGACTTTTGCAGCAGTAGGTATTTGGAGATATTATGTAATAAAAGGACTATGATTATTCAGATTCTGATAATGTACTGCACTCTCTATAAGTCCCCTTTAGGGGAACCAACGGTCATCGACCGAAGGGAGATAATTAGGGGCGGAAAAAGCAAAGAATCTTGAACCTTTTGTGAGTTTCTATCTTTTCGGAGAAAGCCTTACCATCAATACCCCATGAGCCGGAATGGCCGCTTTGGTGAATGATGCCGTTGTTCCGATATACTTGTGCTTCCACAAGTCGCGAATAGTATATTCTTTTTTGTGAATGTTGACCTGAGTCGCGAAGTAAATAGTCTGCTTTTTCCAGTCATAATTGAGATTCCAGACATTATCGGTACGGTTGAGGAAGCAGACGGCCAGCTCGCCGTTAGCCAATGGTTTAGCCCATATTTCCTGTTCGCCCATGTCCATAAAGCGGCGGGCCTGTTCGCCCAGACTATCCTGGTCCACAGCGATAACTTCTTTGTTTGTCAGAATCTCGTGGCTTGTCTTGTCCATCGAACGAAGATCATTACCCGCCATAAGCGGTGCCGCCAGCATCGCCCACATCGAAAAGTGCGTAATGTATTCATCGTGCGTCATACCGCCGTTGCCTACTTCGAGCATTTCGGCATCGTTCCAGTGACCGGGACCGGCATAAGGATAAAGGTCGGCTAGTACGTCGATAATGTCAAGGACTCCCACACCGCCCCAGTCGAACTTACAGCGGTAGCAATCGCGTATATCGGCCGTAGTACGCCAGAGTTGTCCTACACCTTTGCCCCATTTCCACGGCTGGCTTTCACCCCACTCACAAATACTAAATACAATCGGTCTGCCGCACGCCTTCAGGGCATCGCTCATCGTGCGATAAGCCGCTTCTGCGTTTTGTCCCTCATTGGAACACCAGTCGTATTTGAGATAGTCAACGCCCCATTCCGCATACTGTCGGGCATCCTGAAACTGGTATCCCCGGCTGCCCGGCTTTCCCTGACAGGTGAGTGAACCGGCACAAGAGTAAATCCCCAACTTCAACCCTTTGCTGTGTATGTAATCGGCCAGACTTTTTATTCCATTCGGAAAGTTTTTCGGGTCGGCGATGATGTTTCCTTTTTCGTCACGGCCCACCTGCCAGCAGTCGTCGATAACGATGTATTGGTATCCGGCCTCTTTCATGCCAGAAGAGATCATCGCATCGGCGGTTTCCTTTAACAGGGCTTCGTTGACAT is from Parabacteroides sp. FAFU027 and encodes:
- a CDS encoding SusC/RagA family TonB-linked outer membrane protein — protein: MKVNFSSNGFLSEGLLKVAACVLLTSGVGISQIWAAPTGNAAVTVSQQNSVTITGRVVSDKGESLPGVNIVVKGSTNGTITDINGKFKLQVSPKSVLVFSFMGYISQEVVTGKAQNLSITLRENTKLIDEVVVIGYGTQKKGDVTSAVASVKAEDFIQGKVGDAAELVKGKIAGLSIVKSSGDPNATSSIMLRGITTINGNVTPLILVDGIEGSLTSVAPENVASIDVLKDASAAAIYGTRGANGVILITTKGGKRDTPSRVTYTSYASLSEWYKTADFMNTNDIIYARTNFPYDGYDTDWLKAVTRKAGFTQNHSLSLEGGSKTSSYSSNITYTDEVGIMRKSDRQNLKAQLDLNQYALNDMLKFNVNVLYGTHKHANNDNAYVYRQALIRNPSSPVYNADGTYHEEFDRFQYYNPVAIQNELIGDTRSSYARLTGNITLEPIKGWQTNLMLSLKKDEATSENYYTGQFYSQSKYLDETHAVTKIRGTATKSSSNGRSENMELTSKYNFTIEKNRISALAGYSYLYNVYDGFSAGNSNFPSESYLYNNLVQGTYLTDKDHSASMNSYKNDNRLIGFFGRVTYGYDDRYNAMFSLRHEGSSKFGYNYQWGNFPSASLGWTMSNEKFMKGFNWLNNAKFRLGYGVTGVIPNDSYQSLTTFDYDTYGKHLSKDGVWTPSLKVAQNPNPDLKWETTREWNLGFDWAVLNSRLSGSVDLYTKKTVDLLYFYAVPVPPNMYETTLANVGQMRNNGIEVMINAIPVRTRNFEWNTTLTLSHNENKLLSLSNDLYETDNFKEEGGVSDPISVPTHCMEVGHRMGDFWGLKSAGVSKDGFVWVQVSDGNGGWVAKEFDTKYNEQTNRQRLGNGLPQVYAGWNNTFRYKGFDLSLQFTGQFGFQILNVQRAFYENNSIAYNRLKSAAKMYGAVDASGAAVIDESTGKQKMVKLSNSMSQGVWSDYIENGDFIKLTSATLGYTIPTSASMKKYIQNPRIYVSGQNLFCITGYSGLDPEVSNFFKAPGIDDRDKYPTIRSYTVGLSVNF
- a CDS encoding glycoside hydrolase family 127 protein; translation: MRHTLSSIIICTAVGLFTTASAVNKPAQPIKQVPFTQVHFTDNFWAPRIEINRTVSIPSAFKECEKNGRFDNFALAGKLIKGEHKGDFSFDDTDPYKIIEGASYSLAVKYDKKLDAYLDSVINLIGAAQEPDGYLTTCVTNKCTRLSGWWGNARWEKINSHELYNCGHMYEAAIAHFQATGKRTFLNIAIKNADLICKVFGPNEGQIHRPSGHPIVEMALAKLYKVTGTKRYLDLAKYFVEETGRGTDGHRLSEYSQDHMPILKQDEIKGHAVRAGYLYSGVADVAALTNDKAYFDALTRIWENMVSKKMFITGGIGSRAQGEGFGPNYELYNHTAYCETCAAIANVYWNERMFLATGDAKYIDVLERALYNGVISGVSLSGNKFFYDNPLESMGQHDRQPWFGCACCPGNITRFMASAPGYAYATQANDILVNLYVQSNSKIKTATNTVQLNQTSQYPWDGDVKISVKPLKPGNFAIKLRIPGWAKDEPVPSGLYKFTQKAGVNYQIWVNGKKIASTAQNGYAVVSRNWKSGDVIELKLPMPVRRIQANPEAKDDQGKLAIERGPIMYCLEGWDQGDKHIFNKYIPENAKMEFRYQKDLLNGVGTLSGTAIEVAKDNADKLTEKEVPFMAIPYSTWDNRGSDEMAVWIPASANYARPVPEPTIASKATSVNGYGFNDQWEPKSSNDISKPYHYWWLKKGSEESIEYAFEQPETVSNVQVYWLDLDHYDGDFRIPESWKLYYKDGEEWKEVQTAEKYTTLKDCYNKLNFTPVKTTGLKIVAKLQKGESGGVLEWKVN